One segment of Zhihengliuella halotolerans DNA contains the following:
- a CDS encoding carbohydrate ABC transporter permease, giving the protein MRAHPGAPTAAATAGAPGPVRRRRLRRDDVVKFMFVVPAAVYVALFFGYPVVKNVVMGFQDYTTATFFTGEAPWVGLTNYVTAMSSQLFVPALWNTAVFTVGSIAGQFAIGLALAVFFHRKFPLSGFMRAVLLLPWLLPLIVASATWRSIMELDGGILNQALRGLGLDAVPWLTDPDLALTAVILVNIWVGIPFNVTILYGGLQEIPEEQYEAAALDGATGWKAFWHITLPNLRGVISVVLILGVVYTLKVIDIILGLTNGGPANATQTIAIRSYQSSFVDFEFGVGAAFSNVLIVISLVFALVYLRSTRRSAN; this is encoded by the coding sequence GTGAGAGCACATCCGGGAGCGCCGACCGCCGCGGCGACCGCCGGCGCGCCCGGCCCCGTCCGCCGCCGACGGCTGCGACGGGACGACGTCGTCAAGTTCATGTTCGTCGTCCCGGCCGCCGTCTACGTGGCCCTGTTCTTCGGCTACCCCGTCGTGAAGAACGTGGTCATGGGGTTCCAGGACTACACGACCGCGACGTTCTTCACCGGCGAGGCCCCCTGGGTCGGACTGACCAACTACGTCACAGCGATGAGCAGCCAGCTCTTCGTCCCGGCCCTGTGGAACACGGCCGTCTTCACTGTCGGATCGATCGCCGGGCAGTTCGCGATCGGGCTGGCCCTGGCCGTGTTCTTCCACCGCAAGTTCCCGCTCAGCGGGTTCATGCGGGCCGTGCTGCTGCTGCCGTGGCTCCTGCCGCTCATCGTCGCGAGCGCCACGTGGCGCTCGATCATGGAGCTCGACGGCGGCATCCTCAACCAGGCGCTGCGCGGCCTCGGCTTGGACGCCGTGCCCTGGCTGACCGACCCGGACCTGGCGCTGACCGCGGTGATCCTCGTGAACATCTGGGTCGGCATCCCGTTCAACGTCACGATCCTCTACGGGGGTTTGCAGGAGATTCCCGAGGAGCAGTACGAGGCCGCAGCGCTCGACGGCGCGACCGGCTGGAAGGCGTTCTGGCACATCACGCTGCCGAACCTGCGCGGCGTGATCTCGGTGGTGCTGATCCTCGGCGTGGTCTACACGCTCAAGGTCATCGACATCATCCTGGGCCTGACCAACGGCGGTCCCGCGAATGCCACCCAGACCATCGCCATCCGCTCCTACCAGTCGTCCTTCGTGGACTTCGAGTTCGGCGTCGGGGCCGCCTTCAGCAACGTTCTGATCGTCATCTCCCTCGTCTTCGCGCTCGTCTACCTCCGCAGCACGCGCCGGTCGGCCAACTAG
- a CDS encoding sugar ABC transporter substrate-binding protein, whose amino-acid sequence MQKNTPPTIRRRLLSAAATAAVVPLALTACGGGSGTAGSDPDTLTVLDYYNNEPDKSLMQAAIDDCGAEIGVSIKRETVPGQDLIQKVLQRSSSRTLPDVLMLDNPDVQEIAQSGGLTPLSDYGLDTSGFAQGILDAASYEGEVYGLGPVVNTLGLFYNVDMLEEAGIEPPQTWDELKSAAEALTEGDRYGLSFSAVATYEGSWQFLPFMWSNGGDETDLTTPQVAEALELWVDLVESGSASESVMNWSQGDAKDQFAAGNAAMTINGPWQIPALEESGINYDSVQVPVPNAGETPIAPLGGEVWTVPATGDEAKQAKAAEFVACISGEENQLEIAKATFKVPTRTDLIDEYVEEVPSMEAFAEQVRNARSRTGQLGTEWPATATEIYTAIQLALTGKATAEEAFEQAAQG is encoded by the coding sequence ATGCAGAAGAACACCCCGCCCACCATCCGCCGGCGACTGCTGTCCGCGGCGGCGACCGCCGCCGTCGTACCGCTGGCCCTGACCGCCTGCGGCGGCGGATCCGGCACGGCCGGCTCCGACCCCGACACGCTCACCGTCCTGGACTACTACAACAACGAGCCGGACAAATCCCTGATGCAGGCGGCCATCGACGACTGCGGCGCCGAGATCGGCGTGAGCATCAAGCGCGAGACCGTGCCCGGGCAGGACCTCATCCAGAAGGTGCTGCAGCGTTCGTCCTCGCGCACGCTGCCCGACGTCCTCATGCTCGACAACCCGGACGTGCAGGAGATCGCCCAGTCCGGCGGGCTGACCCCGCTGAGCGACTACGGTCTCGACACCTCCGGATTCGCGCAGGGCATCCTCGACGCGGCCTCCTACGAGGGCGAGGTTTACGGGCTGGGCCCGGTCGTGAACACGCTCGGGCTGTTCTACAACGTGGACATGCTCGAAGAGGCCGGAATCGAGCCCCCGCAGACGTGGGACGAACTGAAGTCCGCGGCCGAGGCGCTCACGGAGGGGGACCGGTACGGGCTCTCCTTCTCCGCCGTCGCGACCTACGAGGGCTCGTGGCAGTTCCTGCCGTTCATGTGGTCCAACGGCGGTGACGAGACGGACCTGACGACGCCTCAGGTCGCCGAGGCGCTGGAGCTGTGGGTCGACCTGGTCGAGTCCGGCTCCGCGTCGGAGTCCGTCATGAACTGGTCCCAGGGGGACGCCAAGGATCAGTTCGCAGCCGGCAACGCCGCCATGACGATCAACGGCCCGTGGCAGATCCCCGCCCTGGAGGAGTCCGGCATCAACTACGATTCCGTGCAGGTTCCCGTCCCCAACGCCGGCGAGACCCCGATCGCACCGCTCGGCGGCGAGGTCTGGACCGTGCCGGCCACCGGGGACGAGGCCAAGCAGGCCAAGGCCGCCGAGTTCGTCGCTTGCATCTCCGGCGAGGAGAACCAGCTCGAGATCGCGAAGGCGACGTTCAAGGTGCCGACCCGCACGGACCTGATCGACGAGTACGTCGAGGAGGTCCCCTCGATGGAGGCGTTCGCCGAGCAGGTCCGCAACGCCCGCTCGCGCACCGGCCAGCTCGGCACCGAGTGGCCCGCCACGGCGACGGAGATCTACACCGCCATCCAGCTCGCGCTGACCGGCAAGGCCACAGCCGAGGAGGCTTTCGAACAGGCCGCGCAGGGCTGA
- a CDS encoding Gfo/Idh/MocA family protein: MTDAKSAQTLRIGLIGYSFMGSIHAAAWQSAPKFFDLAARPEIVAVSGRDGTRAGEFATRFGIGRVETDWRRLVEADDVDVIDICVPGDLHAPIAIAALEAGKHVLCEKPLANTPEEAAAMVAAARAAADRGVKSMVGYSYRGTPAIAYARRLVEDGRLGQIRHIRARYLQDWIADPDFPLVWRLQRERAGSGALGDIGAHLVDMAAFVTGQHLAEVSALTETFVKQRPLPEASGGLAATAGAGSGEVTVDDAALFTGRTDGGALASFEATRFAAGRKNAIQFEVNGSAGSVYFDFENLNELWFHDHTLPAAEAGFRRIHVTEPDHPYVDAWWPPGHGLGYDHAFVHQAVGFARAIAGGPAAAPSFGDGDYVQRVLAAVEASAADDSRLTPVPAAGA; this comes from the coding sequence ATGACAGACGCGAAGAGTGCGCAGACGCTGCGCATCGGCCTGATCGGGTACTCGTTCATGGGCAGCATCCACGCGGCGGCCTGGCAGAGCGCCCCGAAATTCTTCGATCTTGCCGCCCGCCCCGAAATCGTCGCCGTCAGCGGCCGCGACGGGACGCGGGCCGGGGAGTTCGCGACCCGCTTCGGGATCGGGCGGGTCGAGACGGACTGGCGGCGGCTGGTCGAAGCGGACGACGTCGACGTGATCGATATCTGCGTGCCCGGCGACCTGCACGCGCCGATCGCGATCGCCGCGCTCGAGGCCGGCAAGCACGTACTGTGCGAGAAGCCGCTGGCCAACACTCCGGAGGAGGCCGCGGCGATGGTCGCGGCGGCCCGGGCGGCAGCCGATCGGGGCGTGAAGTCCATGGTCGGCTACAGCTACCGCGGCACGCCGGCGATCGCGTACGCCCGGCGCCTCGTTGAGGACGGGCGGCTCGGGCAGATCCGCCACATCCGGGCCCGCTACCTGCAGGACTGGATCGCGGACCCTGACTTCCCGCTCGTCTGGCGGCTCCAGCGCGAACGCGCCGGCTCGGGCGCCCTCGGCGACATCGGCGCCCACTTGGTTGACATGGCCGCCTTCGTCACCGGCCAGCACCTCGCCGAGGTCAGCGCCCTGACCGAGACGTTCGTGAAGCAACGCCCGCTGCCGGAGGCCTCAGGCGGCCTTGCCGCGACGGCCGGCGCGGGCAGCGGTGAGGTCACAGTCGACGACGCCGCGCTCTTCACGGGCCGGACTGACGGCGGCGCCCTCGCCTCCTTCGAGGCCACCCGCTTCGCCGCGGGACGCAAGAACGCGATCCAGTTCGAGGTCAACGGGTCCGCCGGATCCGTCTACTTCGACTTCGAGAACCTCAACGAGCTCTGGTTCCACGACCACACGCTGCCCGCCGCCGAGGCCGGTTTCCGCCGGATCCACGTGACCGAGCCCGACCACCCCTACGTCGACGCGTGGTGGCCGCCCGGGCACGGGCTCGGCTACGACCACGCGTTCGTGCACCAGGCCGTCGGCTTCGCCCGGGCGATCGCCGGAGGCCCCGCCGCCGCCCCTTCGTTCGGCGACGGCGACTACGTCCAGCGCGTCCTCGCTGCCGTCGAGGCCAGCGCCGCCGATGATTCCCGGCTGACGCCGGTCCCCGCCGCGGGCGCCTGA
- a CDS encoding LacI family DNA-binding transcriptional regulator, producing MATMQDVARHAQVSIATVSFVLNKTKPVTAATRERVEAAMAELGYRRNPAGSALARGRTDIIALLYPALQRQLHATATRFFTSAAERASERGFSLVLWPAANEAAQIEELTRSGLIDGVLLMEVQLDDARVEALRGGSTPFALIGRTQDPSGLPFVDIDFEQTVVQAVEQIVTLGHTNIAFIYDHSGPTTLHAYGAIARASRAFHDTLAQSGLTGVLVDCRENPRAGRLVGETFRADFPDATAVIIMNELASPGFMTGLRRSGARVPEDLSVLSIVSSETVATMSDPELAFMRAPAVELGRLGVDAIIDRITAPDSPLPHTLVPCEMVPGPSLGPTPEH from the coding sequence ATGGCCACCATGCAGGACGTCGCACGGCACGCCCAGGTCTCCATCGCGACCGTTTCCTTCGTCCTCAACAAGACGAAGCCCGTCACGGCGGCGACGCGGGAGCGCGTCGAGGCGGCCATGGCGGAACTCGGCTACCGCCGCAATCCGGCCGGGAGCGCCCTGGCCCGCGGCCGCACGGACATCATCGCGCTCCTCTATCCCGCGCTCCAGCGCCAATTGCATGCGACGGCGACCCGCTTCTTCACGAGTGCGGCCGAGCGCGCGAGCGAACGCGGATTCAGTCTCGTCCTCTGGCCCGCCGCCAATGAGGCCGCGCAAATCGAAGAGCTCACACGCAGCGGCCTGATCGACGGAGTCCTGCTCATGGAGGTCCAGCTCGACGACGCCCGCGTCGAGGCCCTGCGCGGCGGGAGCACGCCCTTCGCTCTGATCGGCCGCACCCAGGACCCCTCCGGCCTACCCTTCGTCGACATCGACTTCGAGCAGACGGTAGTGCAAGCGGTCGAGCAGATCGTCACCCTCGGCCACACGAACATCGCCTTCATCTACGACCACTCCGGCCCCACGACCCTGCACGCCTACGGCGCGATCGCGCGGGCAAGCCGCGCCTTCCACGACACCCTGGCGCAGTCGGGCCTGACGGGGGTCTTAGTGGACTGCCGCGAGAATCCGCGCGCGGGCCGCCTCGTGGGCGAGACCTTCCGCGCCGATTTCCCGGACGCCACCGCCGTGATCATCATGAACGAGCTGGCGAGCCCGGGCTTCATGACGGGCCTGCGCCGCTCCGGTGCCCGGGTCCCCGAGGACCTCTCGGTGCTCTCGATCGTCTCCTCGGAAACCGTCGCGACGATGTCAGACCCGGAGCTGGCGTTCATGCGCGCCCCCGCCGTCGAGCTGGGCCGGCTCGGCGTGGACGCCATCATCGACCGGATCACCGCCCCGGACTCGCCCCTCCCCCACACCCTCGTCCCCTGTGAAATGGTCCCCGGCCCCTCCCTCGGGCCGACCCCGGAGCACTAA
- a CDS encoding ATP-binding cassette domain-containing protein produces MPRHDSSRASLRLDRLGFVWPDGRRIFDELTATLTGTVGLVGPNGTGKSVLLKLAASRLAPTEGGLSAPDDVAYLPQETTLRTGDTVADLLGIAGRLDALRGVLDGGLEGDELLRALELVGDEWDLEERSIALLAEYGLPVDGPGFLTRSVGTLSGGEAMIVALAGVERAGAALTLCDEPTNNLDAVARARFYSAVERWGAGRGDRTLVVASHDVELLRRVDAIAELRPVGVRSMLAERAELRTFGASGTADAWEVYRQGLAAERESAERRVREAASHLATERRQRIEAETKLARSARSGRAAADSMPKILANARRNQAEATAGRTRTMMAGKEGAARADLDAAREELPADIAISIDLPDTCVPAGRTVLDLPLASLDLPRDAVVDQSPVGGAILHLRGPERVRVTGRNGAGKSTLLAQIADAAVVPVGWLRQRLGGGDGWEGLNDDASVLANVRSVLPGSTEAEVKARLARFHFRGARVGEAVGQLSGGERFRVALARILLADPAPQLLLLDEPTNNLDLDSVDQLVSALEGFGGALVLVTHDDEFARRVGPGTEWRVG; encoded by the coding sequence ATGCCGCGTCACGATTCGTCACGGGCATCCCTGCGGCTCGACCGCCTCGGTTTCGTCTGGCCCGACGGCCGCCGCATCTTCGACGAACTCACCGCCACGCTGACCGGCACCGTCGGCCTCGTCGGCCCCAACGGGACCGGCAAGTCCGTCCTGCTCAAGCTTGCCGCCTCGCGCCTCGCGCCGACCGAGGGCGGCCTTTCCGCGCCCGACGACGTCGCCTACCTCCCGCAGGAGACCACCCTGCGCACCGGCGACACGGTCGCCGATCTGCTCGGCATCGCCGGCCGGCTCGACGCCCTGCGCGGAGTGCTGGACGGCGGGCTCGAGGGCGACGAACTGCTGCGCGCCCTGGAGCTGGTCGGCGACGAGTGGGACCTCGAGGAGCGCAGCATCGCGCTCTTGGCCGAGTACGGGCTGCCCGTCGACGGGCCCGGGTTCCTCACCCGTAGCGTCGGGACGCTCTCCGGCGGGGAGGCGATGATCGTCGCGCTCGCCGGCGTCGAGCGCGCGGGTGCAGCCCTCACGCTCTGCGACGAGCCGACCAACAACCTCGACGCCGTCGCCCGCGCCCGGTTCTACTCCGCCGTCGAGCGCTGGGGTGCGGGCCGCGGCGACCGCACCCTGGTGGTGGCCAGCCACGACGTCGAGCTGCTGCGCCGCGTCGACGCCATCGCCGAGCTGCGCCCCGTCGGCGTGCGCTCGATGCTCGCCGAGCGGGCGGAACTGCGCACGTTCGGCGCTTCGGGGACGGCGGACGCGTGGGAGGTCTACCGTCAGGGCCTCGCGGCCGAGCGCGAGAGCGCCGAGCGGCGCGTGCGCGAGGCGGCCTCTCACCTTGCAACCGAGCGCCGGCAGCGAATCGAGGCGGAAACCAAGCTCGCCCGCAGCGCCCGCTCGGGCCGGGCCGCCGCCGACAGCATGCCCAAGATCCTCGCCAACGCGCGACGCAACCAGGCCGAGGCCACGGCCGGCCGGACCCGGACCATGATGGCGGGCAAGGAGGGGGCGGCCCGCGCAGACCTCGACGCCGCCCGGGAGGAGCTGCCGGCGGACATCGCGATCAGCATCGACCTGCCGGACACCTGCGTCCCGGCCGGGCGCACGGTCCTCGATCTTCCGCTCGCGAGCCTTGACCTGCCTCGCGACGCAGTAGTCGATCAGTCCCCCGTCGGCGGCGCAATCCTGCACCTGCGCGGGCCCGAACGCGTGCGCGTGACGGGGCGCAACGGGGCCGGCAAGTCGACGCTGCTCGCGCAAATTGCCGACGCCGCCGTCGTGCCGGTGGGCTGGTTGCGCCAGCGCCTCGGTGGCGGCGACGGCTGGGAGGGCCTCAACGACGACGCCAGCGTGCTCGCGAACGTTCGCTCCGTGCTGCCGGGCTCGACGGAGGCGGAGGTCAAGGCTCGACTGGCGCGCTTCCACTTCCGCGGTGCGCGTGTGGGCGAGGCGGTCGGACAGCTCTCGGGCGGGGAGCGCTTCCGGGTCGCGCTCGCGCGGATCCTGTTGGCGGACCCGGCTCCGCAGCTGCTCCTGCTCGACGAGCCGACCAACAACCTCGACCTCGACTCGGTGGACCAGCTGGTCTCCGCGCTCGAAGGCTTCGGCGGGGCGCTGGTTCTCGTCACGCACGACGACGAGTTTGCGCGCCGAGTCGGCCCGGGCACCGAGTGGCGCGTGGGTTAG